One region of Drosophila subobscura isolate 14011-0131.10 chromosome J, UCBerk_Dsub_1.0, whole genome shotgun sequence genomic DNA includes:
- the LOC117895621 gene encoding general transcriptional corepressor trfA-like, producing the protein MSRNQIVTRLSEAQDLYKRPALRQIQAQHITMRFSFVLLLAVLGCFLLAQESGAATGTSTTVAATTSASATTTVASTATTTVAPSTATTTVASSTSDTTTASSSSSGSNSAAARRRRRRRRLARQRQRRERQRQRQTQRLRNRIQNQRRVINELQG; encoded by the coding sequence atgtCGAGAAACCAAATAGTTACACGGCTTTCTGAAGCCCAAGATCTGTATAAAAGACCTGCTCTGAGGCAGATTCAAGCACAGCACATTACCATGCGCTTCTCATTCGTTCTCCTTCTCGCGGTCCTCGGCTGCTTCCTGCTGGCCCAGGAGAGTGGCGCTGCCACAGGCACGAGCACAACCGTCGCGGCAACGACCAGCGCTTCGGCTACAACTACTGTCGCGTCCACGGCCACTACAACAGTCGCTCCTTCCACCGCAACCACCACCGTTGCCTCTTCGACCTCGGACACGACCACAGCGTCCTCATCATCTTCAGGCTCCAACTCCGCAGCGGCCAGGCGTCGTCGACGTCGCCGTCGTCTGGCTCGTCAGCGCCAGCGCCGTGAGCGCCAGAGGCAGCGCCAGACCCAGAGGCTCCGCAACAGGATTCAGAACCAGCGCCGTGTGATCAACGAACTCCAAGGTTAA